A part of Pseudomonadota bacterium genomic DNA contains:
- a CDS encoding ATP-grasp domain-containing protein → MNVLFFSPGFPDEMGRFARGLASCGVNVIGLGEHPPSSMPVAIRGALADYVQVASLVDEEGVLQAVQRYAQRVRLDRIECLWEPFMTLAAQLREALGLPGMGVAQTHLFRDKEAMKQALDAAGLRTPRHVQAVGEQEIRAAAEQIGLPLVVKPIAGAGSANTHQVRDAAALDVAIADVGRRVVSVEEFIEGEEYTFDTVCSDGQIRFENIAWYRPKPIVGRNEEWISPQTVNLRDIERPELQVGRQLGRQVLDALGFRTGFTHMEWFLTADGEAVFGEIGARPPGGRSVDLMNFTHDFDIYAGWGQAIAKQPFTQEAKARYNAAATFKRARGQGRISAIHGLHELRKRFGEFLVVEDLLPVGSPRRNWKQTLLGDGYLVVRHPDLQSCLAMADEVGTDLWLEAR, encoded by the coding sequence ATGAACGTGCTCTTTTTCTCCCCCGGCTTCCCCGACGAGATGGGTCGCTTCGCCCGCGGCCTCGCGAGCTGTGGCGTCAACGTCATTGGCCTGGGCGAGCACCCGCCCTCCAGCATGCCGGTGGCGATCCGCGGGGCCCTGGCGGACTACGTGCAGGTGGCCTCCCTGGTGGACGAGGAGGGCGTGCTGCAAGCGGTGCAACGCTACGCGCAGCGCGTGCGTCTCGACCGCATCGAGTGCCTCTGGGAGCCCTTCATGACCCTCGCCGCGCAGCTTCGCGAGGCACTCGGCTTGCCAGGAATGGGCGTCGCTCAAACGCACCTCTTCCGTGACAAGGAAGCGATGAAGCAGGCCCTCGATGCCGCCGGCCTTCGTACGCCACGCCACGTGCAGGCGGTGGGTGAGCAGGAGATCCGGGCCGCTGCCGAGCAGATCGGCTTGCCGCTCGTGGTGAAGCCCATCGCGGGGGCGGGCTCGGCGAACACGCACCAGGTGCGTGACGCCGCCGCGTTGGACGTGGCGATCGCCGACGTCGGGCGCCGGGTGGTGAGCGTGGAGGAGTTTATCGAGGGGGAGGAGTACACCTTCGACACGGTGTGCAGCGACGGTCAGATCCGGTTCGAGAACATCGCTTGGTATCGGCCGAAGCCCATCGTTGGCCGCAACGAGGAGTGGATCAGTCCGCAGACTGTCAACCTGCGCGATATCGAGCGACCGGAGCTACAGGTGGGCCGGCAGCTCGGCCGACAGGTGCTCGACGCCCTCGGCTTTCGCACGGGCTTCACCCACATGGAGTGGTTCCTGACCGCGGACGGGGAAGCCGTGTTCGGTGAGATCGGCGCGCGACCGCCGGGTGGACGTTCCGTGGACCTCATGAATTTCACCCACGACTTCGACATCTACGCGGGCTGGGGGCAGGCGATCGCCAAGCAGCCCTTCACCCAGGAGGCGAAGGCCCGCTACAACGCGGCCGCCACCTTCAAGCGCGCGCGTGGGCAGGGCCGGATCAGCGCGATCCACGGACTGCATGAGCTAAGGAAACGCTTCGGTGAGTTCCTGGTGGTGGAGGATCTCCTGCCCGTCGGCTCGCCGCGGCGCAACTGGAAACAGACGCTGCTCGGCGATGGGTATCTGGTGGTTCGCCACCCGGACCTGCAATCGTGCCTGGCGATGGCCGATGAGGTGGGCACGGACCTGTGGTTGGAGGCTCGATAG
- a CDS encoding GNAT family protein, with protein MTDTNEFGQAIGRPVRDWQGAAAPTRRPLEGRYCKLLPLHAAEHGPALYAAYQAGDGSLWTYLPVGPFASEQAYLQWLTGAQESQDPLFFTILAGPARSPAGVASYLRMQPAMGVIEVGHITYAPSLQRTRAATEVMYLMMARAFDSWGYRRYEWKCDSLNAPSRAAAQRLGFTYEGTFRHNVVYKGRNRDTAWYAITDDEWPSIKQGFERWLAPDNFDGEGQQRRSLAQCRDA; from the coding sequence ATGACGGATACGAACGAGTTCGGACAAGCGATAGGTAGGCCAGTCCGAGACTGGCAGGGCGCTGCTGCCCCCACCCGTCGTCCTCTGGAGGGACGCTACTGCAAGCTGCTTCCTCTGCATGCCGCCGAGCATGGGCCCGCCCTGTACGCGGCCTACCAAGCGGGCGACGGCAGTCTGTGGACCTACCTACCCGTGGGGCCGTTTGCGTCGGAACAGGCCTATCTTCAGTGGTTGACGGGCGCGCAGGAATCGCAGGACCCGCTGTTCTTCACGATTCTGGCGGGGCCGGCGAGAAGTCCGGCAGGGGTTGCCTCCTACCTGCGAATGCAACCTGCGATGGGCGTGATCGAGGTGGGGCACATCACCTACGCGCCCAGTCTCCAACGCACGCGGGCGGCCACCGAGGTGATGTACCTGATGATGGCGCGCGCCTTCGACAGCTGGGGTTACCGTCGCTACGAGTGGAAGTGCGATTCGCTGAACGCCCCGTCGAGGGCCGCGGCGCAACGGCTCGGGTTTACCTACGAGGGGACCTTTCGCCACAACGTGGTGTACAAGGGGCGCAACCGGGACACCGCGTGGTACGCCATCACCGACGATGAGTGGCCCTCGATCAAGCAGGGCTTCGAACGTTGGTTAGCGCCGGACAACTTCGATGGCGAGGGCCAGCAGCGGCGCTCCCTCGCGCAGTGTCGCGATGCCTAG
- a CDS encoding pilin → MRGFTLIELMIVTAIIGILASIAIPSYSTYTVRAQMVEVFTLTTELKPAIQAYYELEGRFPADNEEARVPLPEHLIGNFVTRIEVVDGAMHVMLGNYVSTRLEGQVVSIRPLTVTDSPTSPISWGCGSSPPPTGMQAAGVDRTTVEAKYLPHHCSRRPK, encoded by the coding sequence ATGCGTGGCTTCACCCTGATCGAGCTGATGATCGTCACCGCGATCATCGGCATCCTCGCGTCGATCGCGATTCCGTCCTATTCGACCTACACGGTTCGAGCCCAGATGGTCGAGGTGTTCACCCTCACCACGGAGCTGAAGCCGGCGATTCAGGCCTACTACGAACTCGAAGGACGCTTCCCCGCCGACAACGAGGAAGCCCGAGTGCCGTTGCCGGAGCACCTCATCGGCAACTTCGTGACTCGGATCGAGGTGGTCGACGGTGCCATGCACGTGATGCTCGGCAACTACGTCAGCACACGCCTGGAGGGACAGGTGGTGAGCATTCGTCCGCTGACGGTGACCGACAGTCCCACGAGCCCCATCTCCTGGGGCTGTGGAAGTTCGCCACCTCCGACGGGCATGCAGGCAGCGGGGGTGGATCGCACAACGGTGGAGGCGAAGTATCTGCCCCATCACTGCAGCCGCAGACCGAAGTAG
- a CDS encoding YIP1 family protein, producing MRSLWLRPGRTIAHIAHENPGHLVHTLPVLAGLSYGTFDPIAKLTLEVGGKDGISLGGPLVTLLAVYVSSYVLSAIATMFGGRATPAATRVALAWSCLPLAVLLPLDVATRAFFSASDVSAVEHLQFDGFSLATVVLWTALLLQLIFRGWSLIILLTGLAAVNEFSRLKATLTATIGWALSFAVTVWWLLPAIRSSSAGDAFNAPAWILL from the coding sequence TTGCGATCCCTATGGCTGCGTCCCGGCCGAACGATCGCCCACATCGCCCATGAGAACCCCGGTCACCTAGTGCACACCTTGCCCGTCCTCGCCGGGTTGTCCTACGGCACCTTCGACCCTATCGCCAAACTTACGCTGGAGGTAGGCGGCAAAGACGGGATATCGCTCGGCGGCCCCCTGGTAACTCTGCTCGCGGTCTACGTGTCCTCCTACGTCTTGAGCGCGATCGCGACCATGTTCGGCGGACGCGCCACGCCCGCCGCCACGCGGGTCGCCCTCGCCTGGTCCTGCCTGCCATTGGCAGTTCTGTTGCCGTTGGATGTGGCTACTCGCGCCTTCTTCTCCGCGTCGGATGTCTCGGCGGTGGAGCACCTGCAGTTCGATGGCTTCAGCCTCGCCACCGTCGTACTCTGGACCGCGTTGCTCCTCCAGCTAATCTTCAGAGGTTGGTCACTGATCATATTGCTCACAGGGCTCGCCGCCGTGAATGAGTTCTCCCGGCTCAAAGCAACGCTCACCGCCACGATCGGCTGGGCTCTGTCCTTCGCCGTCACGGTCTGGTGGCTGCTCCCTGCCATCCGCTCCTCTTCCGCGGGCGATGCTTTCAACGCGCCCGCATGGATCCTCCTATGA